The Astatotilapia calliptera chromosome 19, fAstCal1.2, whole genome shotgun sequence DNA segment GTGAGCTTCAGTTGAGGGCGGTGGCGGTAGTGGGAGTcagcatgacacacacacacacacacacacacacacaggatgtgGGCAGGCACcacttttgtgtatttgtgcgtGAGATGACTGGGAAAGATTGCTGACTTCATCTTGATCCCAcacatgatttttttcatttttagaatATGGGAAAGGTCACAAGACTCATAATCACGACTCATTTACCCttgttttttattacaaatatgtATTAAATAATATGAAAAGGTAGACAGGGAGATACAATCAAGGTATAATTATGGTACTGATGATTACTATTCATATGTACATTTCTTTTCACCCATCCCCCCCAAAATGTGACAAATTCATTTCATAGTACAACAAACAACACATTCACATACACGTACATGACTATCAACACAAACAAAGGAGAGGTGCAGAAGGTGAAATGTATAAGACAAAACTTCATACAAAGGCTTTGGCAAGAGTGCATACATATAATCACAATTATATAAACAAAGAATCTTTTAgagaaaatatgtgtacaaatgagCAGTAGAGCAGGAAGAGAGTCCAGtgcatgatttctttttcattcccaTGATTCAAAAGAACAGCAGTCCCATGTGCTTGACTGCttcctgtgtgtccctctggtATCTTGGGAGTGGGTCGGGTGGCAGGTTGTTCATTGTTTAGTTTGAGCCAACAGGTACCAGCATGCTTAGCGCTGCAATGCCAGACTTCGAGGGAGGGATTTTTCCTGTGGCCATTTTGTTCAAACTCCTGACGTCAGCCTGCCAGGAGGGAATTTTCTTTGTGGTCATGTGGCGGCGGGCGTGTTTGGTCAGGTGATCGCTGCGCATGAACCGCCGGTCACACACGGGACACACAAACTTCTTCTCGCCAGTGTGCGTACGCCTGTGACGGGAGAGCTCGTCTGAGCGGGCGAACCTCTTATCACACCCGTCCCAGCTGCAGCTGAAGGGCTTCTCACCTAAGGGAGGACCAAGTGAAGAAAACAAGTGAGTCACATTGTAGTCATAAAAACTTGACACATAACTGAGCTTGGCttacaataaaacaatgagCTCACTCTCTTTCCCGACAAGAATAACAAGGTCGGAGAAGGAATGTTTTACAAACAGGATGcaacactcattttcagtccacatTCTCACAAGCAACTCTGAAGGCAGTAAaccccccacctgtgtgtgttcGAAGATGAGCTTTGAGGTGTGAGCTCTTGAAGTATGTCTTCCTGCAGCCTGGGAAGTTGCAGACATAGTTCCTCCTGCGGGAAAAATCCATCTTTGTGGCTGTTGTGGTGCTGCTGGGTCCTGTTGACAAGTACACAGGGGCTGGGGCCAGAGGTAGTAGCTTGGTGTTGCCCAGGGTCATGACAGTCTGAGGGCAGTGGGTACCCTGAGAGACGGATGACTGAGGGAGGACCAGCATCACTGTGCCTTGGGGCACTGAGGAGCCCACAATCAGGGACTGCTGGACAGGGGGGTTGTTAGCTGAGGTGGGTTGGGGGAGGATGGGTGTGGCAGCAGCCCGAATGCCAGAATTGGATGTCTGAACCGCACTGGGGATGAAGGCTGAGATTATACCCGATTGGCTGCTGACAGGGAACATCTGGCAGATGATTTGAGGGCTTGCAACTGGAGGAGGGGACACAGTTGTGGGAACAGGGGGAGAGGGTGGGCTATTTTGCGGTTGGCTGTTGACAGGAGTTAGGGTGGGGACACTGTCCAAACAGGATTTGGGGGGACTGGGTGGCTGCTCTGTTTTTGAAGGTATGAGAGAAGCAGGAGGGGATGGAGGTGTGGttatctgctctgtgtttgtgatgcactgctgctcctgctgctgggaGACCATTGTAGTAGCTGTTACCATGTCCCTAGCTTTCTCTGGATTGGGGGCCACTGGAATGTGGTGCTGGCAGAGGGTTCTATCCGCAGTGTGGCGGATCACGCTTGTCGCCATTGCTTTGCAGGGCTGTGtgagggggagagagggggTCTTTTCAGCAACGGTTGCCAGGACAAGTTGCTGTGTGGATGCGACCAAGCCAGAACTTGACTGCGACGCGGTGCCTGATGATGTTTCAACAAAGCTGGGACTGTGGGGCGGGGTCATACACTGCAAAGAGACAGTCAGAGAGTTAAAAAGTGCATCTACTGTCTCTAGTTGCATAAGAACCTACATTTGCAGTGATAAGCATCACAGGTGGCAAGAAGATAAGACATAAGAATAACCATCATAATGAGCTATAAAACAGTGATTTTTATGACCCTGCCTCTGCAAGAAGGAACTCTGCCTGACAGTCAAACACCTAACTGTAACAAGGTTTTTCTTGTTGTAGCAATTGTCAGCTGCCCCAACCTCATATCATTAACACTTATGCATCACAAGGTCAAACCTTTCAGTCCTTTTAGTTCAAACTATGATGAAGAAATGCTGCAGTGGTGGTGCCCATATGTTGGTGCTATATGATATGTCTTACCAGGGAGGAGAAGGACACAAAGTCCTTTGGGGGGTCTGGAAGTTCTGATGGTGGGAGGGAGTCGCCGGAGTCTGAAGCTGGGGTTAGGGGTCTTGGTTTGCAGGTCTTTGGCTTTGGTTTTGGCTTTTTGCGGCTAAAGAAAAGATCTGTGCTCCAACAGCTCATGCACACCAGAGCCTCCGCTGCTTCCAGGTCAGTGTACTCCAGACCAGAGCAGTCGAAACCCAATCCACTAGAGTCAGAGTGCTCGCTGTCATGCCTCCTTCTCTTTACATTAACCTCACAGGCATCCATATTCTCAGTCTGGGGGGGTGGagaaaattaaattacatttctgtGTTCAGGTCACTGACAACACacgtacaaacacacaaagctaTTTTCCACGCCTATTCCACATTATGTTTATTCAGCTTTTCTCCGATCGCGCTTAGAAGgagacatttttttattctatgAACCCgaatggaacaaaaaaaaaattctatttcCAGTTATCATCTGCTCAGTCACTCTTCCTGTACCTGAAGTTCCCGGGCCAAAAAGGAGAGGGTGCTGGTGACTACACCCCACCCCATGCACTGCCTCTGGCCCGAAGCCAGGACACCTCCCATGACCAAATATAGACCAAACAGTGACGTGCTGCCGAGATGAGCCATGTGAAATCCCCATAAAGCGGGTTTGCATCAGGAAGTAGGCTTGTCACGTTCCaacttttattatatatttttcacaGTAAACAAAGCATATTAGTAATTCTCCACAGAAATACACCCGGACTAAAAAAAATTGACAGCGACAGAGTTGCGCGTGTCGTTGcgtgatatttttttatttttcttattttatttaaggttgaataaaatgctaaaaatagtgttcatgttaaatatgttttttgtgGCACTATTGCAAAGTTAATTAgacaaaaaattataataaatatactttttttaaaatgtcgaATTAAGCTTTTCATTTATGTAAGTGCTGAAATGTCAAAGTAAACAAGTGGACGTTAAAAGAAttgaagtgaaaacaaacaaaaatgttgcGTAAAGCTAAAGTGACAGTTTAATAAAATTGCCTTACCTCGAGTGAGTCCATTTCGTTGAATTTTCGCGATGGCACTgaggaataaaatattttgatatCGCGTTTTTGTTTCTGAAGCCAGTTTAGAACAAAGAGACGGCGGTTGCCAGAGCTGCTGCCTGTTCCGATAGGGTTGAGGTCGTCTTTTCTCTGACTGGCTCCCTTTTCtctcagctgtgtgtgtaaaACGTGGGGGgtgaaaaggaggagggggaaggggaaaaaaaaaagaataacaaaacTCACAACACGCAAAGGCGGGTGGCAACACTCCACCAATCACGAGCGTGCGTGTGAAGAGCTTCAGCCAATGGGAGAGCAAAAAGCGCGTGAACAGTGCGTGCTCGCTGGACGGTTGGAGGAAACAGGGTGCGTGGTCGTTGGTGGGCGTGGTCACAGGAGTCAGCAGTGTCAGGGTAAACCCGATGAACTGCCATCCGCCAAACTAGGCGAAAGGTCGTTTCAGTGTATGCTGCATTCATGGGCTGTAGGAATAATCTCTCGGAAATCACACATAACATTAATTTGGAGCTTAAGCACAATGTATGTCCTGGAGAATGGTAAATCGGATTTATTTTAGTATATGTTAGAGTAATATATTATAAGACAAGAATGAAAAACAATGGCCAATAAATGTTCATAAGTGATGACTGGtgattaaaaattattatttttattagatCTACCTTTCACAGTCTAAACATTTCAtcagacatttttaaatattcaaataatagCCGCtatctctctcttctttttgatATTAAATAAGAAATTGCAGTGAACCCTCTTATATGaagttttaactgtattttttttctgcttttttgtgaTGCTGTACgatatgttttttaataatctaAAATAGAATGAATAATACAGCAAAAAGTCCACGTCTAGTTGATTATTTTTGAAAAGCATTTGCAATAGCTCATAAGCAAGCAAACATTTGAATTTGTAGTTAACTATCtagaaaaacatttcagtaggcatatttaaaaaaagctttaaaaaagcaCCGATTTAATTGTGCTTTATACTCAGCTGATTTGACTGAATTTATGGAAATGGGTCTATCTGAGAAAGGTAGCGAAGTCATTTTTACCAGCTTTTCCCACAATACCTTGAATGCAACACGACTGCCTGCCGAAACGCGGGGTTCTGTCTCCCGCGctcgtgtgtgttttgttttgttctgctgtttttcaAGGTGTTTATGTCGTTTTCTTGCAGCTGTTAAGCAATTGATTACGTATCAAATTCACGTTTTATAACACAATGATACTCAGCCAAGTTTCCTAAAGCTTGTTGTTGCGATCTTTAACTTTGTTGCCAGAAATAATGTATCACTcccatgtttcagtttttccccCTCCACTGTAAACTAGGCCATCCAGGAAAACACACCAATTCACTGTCagtcatgttttcctgttttgttttttttgtcataatcCTCGAGCCTTCTTTTGTCTTAtttggtattttatttttattgaacatCTTCATACATATGAAGACATGCTATGGCTTAAAATAATTCAAGTCTCCACAGGGCAGTACATGCTTATTTGTCCTGTATGTAGGGCAAAGGGCTTTCTGTGTTATGCATTGTGCTTCTGACTCTAAATATGTTCTGAAAGCTTTATGTAAGTGTGTGCTGCATGTTTTTCCTGTGTCCTATTGTCTGACCATTTGTATGAGCACATCTACATGTAAGAGAAACCAAACTGGTCCTGACCTACATGTGCTGTTAGTTACATCATCACCAACTGTATTTGgacaaaagggggaaaaatgtgTCAGAACTTCTAACAAACTTCTGGAAaccacaatatgaaaaaaagtaaaaatcagtgctttaaaagcattttcttgttgttgtttttatttttagtataaTCACAAACTTTGAAGGGAATAGCAGGTCCACTGTGATTGTTATGATTAccattgtattttatattttatttctagTCATTGGTGCTTATACAATAAGAATCTGAACACAGTTTACCTAACTGTTAAGGTGCTGCTTGCTTGCAACAGGGAGGGGAGTAGCAGGTGTGTCGGCTCAGCCTTGGCAGCGCATGGCTGCTAAGGAGGGCCTGGTCTCGGTATGACTCACATAAGCATGACCTCAGGGAGCATTGAGGGCTTTGGAGCTGCGGTAATGCAGTTTCATTGCCAGCTGTTAGAGAGAAGAGAGGGGAAGAGGGAGGAGCTGCTAAGAAAACCAGTTAGCATGCAGGCATGACAAGCAGCCGGGTCTTACGACAGCAGCCTGTTTGTGGGCCAGTTCACTTCATCTTACTTAAGGGAATCTGGAGGAAAGGTTATGCTGGCCCTATCTGGGCCTCTGCATGCACAACTCCCCTGTCCAACCCCCCCCACCTCAGCAACTCCTGGACCGGAGTCAGGAAATGGGGGAGTTGCCCCAGTGAGGTTAAATATATCACCAGGGGCCACATTTCACTAAGAGCCTCTGAACTTTGACACCCATCCACAGAGAAGGGTTTCttgtctaaaaatgtaaaatatcatAAATATCACTCACATTAATCCAAATTTATTCATCTGTTTGCTAAAATATGAGGGTGTGCGCATTCATAACTTCACTATAAACAAACTTAGCACGATCtcaattcatttttatggaCCTGAATTCAAAGTGAAGCCTGCAAATATGTGGCAAGATTGTTTACCTCCCAGTTAAAGAAGACATGCACAACCAGTTTGTAGTTCTTGCTGTCCTTTGCAGAGCTACGTTGTTGTTTGCAGATCATTGTTGCAGCTCGAATGTTGCAACCCTTGGCAACACTTGCACGGTTTCCTGATAGTCACACACGCTAATGCTAATATTACTCAGAGTGCTTTGTGGGCTCATAGAAACACTGTCCAGCAGTTGCTCCTTTTCACCATAACTACAAACTGGCATCTGGGTGAAAGGACACAATACATAACTACATGGCTGATAAGGAACATTTGCAGTATGTgttgaaaatgatgaattacacactgacataaagacactattttactttattatatGTGAAGTTGAGATTTGCAAAGTTATGAGAAAAACGTGtattgaaaaacaaagcaaaagacaGAATGGATGTTTCCTTTAGAAGAAAttattaaagtgtgtttttgtatattttagaGTCGCTATTTAGTCcgtaaatatatgtttttttttagcttaaatattattttgaatGGGCCTTCCAATGGACTCTGACCTGTTTAGGGTGTACACCACcttttgccctatgacagctggggaaggctccagcccccctgccCCCACAACCCTGAACAGGATAAGCGGCTAAGAAGCAGCTGTATAGTGCTTAACAGATACATTAGACCACAcgtcataaaaacaagaaaacacaaatattttagaaatctgtcaaaaatatatttaaaaataaatcctaCTGAATTCATTGAACAAAATTCAGGTTTTTGTACACAGATTTGAGCAACTGTACATTTTTGAGAAGTGAGAAATGAATCATGTAGAACATTCAACcactaaaacattttgtttctgttcaggaatgcaagtaaatacatttaatttggcattttaattaaaaaagccaaatcattattttttctgcttttttgtaaaGCAATACATTTGAAAGCTCATGGATAACaacaattattatatttttagtattaaATATATCATTTCAATTGAAGAGGTCTAATAAATTGTTCTAATAATTTTTACAATGACCAGTTATTGTGTCAATTACTGGCACAATTACTAGTTCTAAAGGAACTTCACTGAAAGAATCCTTTGAGTGTGcatgaatgtaaaaaacaaaaacaaaacaaagcaaaagcacTGAAATACGACTGAACTCTTCATCTTAATAATCACAGTTGGTATGCAATCGCTCTCAACTTTattggaaaaagaggaaaaaccaatTTTATTTCCTGCTCCTGATGAaattttttggtgtttatttcCAGCCACAGATGACCTGTAGTAGTCTGCAGTGAAGGATGTTTTATGTACCTCACACCATGTGactcctccccctctcctcctACACATAAGAGTGGAGCAACAACAGGGAGTTCTCATCCAGCAGCCGACTCCTGATTGGTCAGAATGGGATTCTGAAGACAATCTGTTGCTATGAGAGACTGACTTGTGTGCTGCAAGCTTGCTGTCTGTTGTCCTGGCAACATGAGGAACAGGAGGCAGGTTTGAGGGCTCCCTGGAGGAGCTTTCCTAGAGGAGACGATCTAATGATGTGTGGTGCCTAATGATGTGGGCTCCATGTTGTTATTAAATATTACACTTTGAATTTTGTTCTGTGCGGCTGTCGGGCCACTTGGTTCTCTGTGCTGCTCTATTCATCATCCCCACTTTCTAACACCTACATTAGTTACATTACAAACTATTTCTGTGCTCCATTGTAAGTCTGAAAACAGCTCAGGTCTACTCAGTGTGTGCTCTGTTGAACCTCACTATCCTatgtgctctctgtgtttttaagaTATGGACTCCAGCCAATTGTCTTTCTAATTCTGGGCATTCGATGAAACTCAGGGGCATTAAAAGAAATACAGCATCAAAAAagaattaataaaaaacaactagCACATTTTCAGGCTCATGAGCAACCCCAAGACCTGGCTATGAGGGCACCACAAGTTACAACAAATACAACACATAACAatataacaattaaaaaacaaatacaatattccATGCAGACAAATGAACATAAATAAGTGAATAATGTGCGATAAAAGTGTGCGGCAATCGCACTGACCAAAAAGGCTATTCTCTCACTCCTTTAAAATGGACTTAAACTCCCCCATTGTAACCATTTCTGAGATTTGTATGCTGTTGTGATAGCGTAGGCTATATTGTTTGTGGCTtttacacaaagaaacacacagataaGAAGGAACCAGCCAAAGCAAAGATTTATAGATAAAAGCCAACCAATGGGAAAGTCTGCGGATATGAAGAGATGGCCAGTGATGTACACAATTTCCACAGGCAATAATAAACCGTAAAGAACAAAAGCACAGTATCACAACTGCACAGGCCTTAAATGCATTGCTTTGTGGTGCGGTGAAATTATTTGGAACCTTAAGGAAAAAATCATAATCCTACTTAGGTAACTGTAAAAATGGTTTTGTGCAGAGTAGTCTTtttcacaatattaaacattagaCTGTATCACTGGATCATAATTCATTAATGTATGTATGACTTTAACACTGCAGCAGGAGATAATTTTAATTAGATTTCCACTACTGGGCATCTTTCCTTTTAGTAATAAAGCATCCATTTATCACTGCACCTGGGTTATTGACTGAATTTTGAATTTTGTGGGTTTATGAGTTCTGCTGGTTTTGAGAAGGGACACCCACTTTGGATCCTATCAGTCCATTCAAAGGGTTTTATTAGAGGTAAACAGACCGATAAGAGCCAGACTGGGCCCTCTATCATCCATTCAGATGGATGGCCACCAGCTGTATTATAACAGAAGACTCCAGAATGAAGGGATTATGTAATATTTATAGTCTTCTTTTAGTGATGCAATTTCATATTCCCTGgtgtttttaagtttctttGCTTGATTATAGATGAATTTGGGTTTATTAGTTCCTGTTTGTGCTTCTACTATTGTTTTACTGGTTGTCTTTCTGTGCCTAGTTTGTATGTTTGAATccttgtctctgtgtctctgtgtttggtttttggtctcatgtgttttattgtgtggatgccttaataggcatccacactattgagatcctgtttctctttcttctttattgtgtggatgctttaagcatccacactattgagttcctgtttctctttattctttattattattattcttaggacttccgtacacttttcgccgtagaactacttccacaattttcagccgattttcaccgttcaaattttaaactattcagctatttttgctctttccggctatgacttttgctatttttaactattatactttttaaaatattccacttttttcctttaatttgtcccattgaaatgaatggaaatcTTCCAAAATTCTGctaaattttgcttgtttttgaaacttaactacttcctcatactttcacctagaacaaccattcaaattttaaaatgttcacaaattattgggctattcaggtatgattcagctttttcaaatcttttactgttttacttttatgcctcttaaagttttgagttgcaaaattgtgatttttcacaaaatacatgcgttgttatggttgctatgctcttggcttccagtgtgccactgaaggttttgcaattttcacttcatgtccgaacaacttcctgctacttgctcaattttcactcaacttccacaaattatacatcaaaacgtaggtatttttgctggctttcagaaaatgtcactatcattgttgtgggatttatagaatttttgcaaatctcctcagactaacacaaggtcagaaaactctccatataaagtcaatggagagtttgttcaaaatcaccgctgcatttctgtaatgagaggcatattcgaatcgtcatatctccttaacgaagcaaagttaagacatgaggcttgtcccggcatatcttcagacactcctgacgctcacaattcaagaatttctttctcaactattaccgttctgaaatgagttggacttgtttgagggtaggaaattcgtccttcgctcagatttcttcagatttcaaactgtggaaatgaaccacttttttctctcgtcataactttttgttggatttccacagagacctgaaaatttccatgattgttcaccaaagcctgctgtctcttacggtgaaagaatgatattgaTACTCCAAACAGATTTCAAGTtacaaagcgttgtttgagggcaagtcaaggcagtttttgcttcgctctactcagttatggtgcattagaagtcaaatatctttaataattcatattttaatgataaattgtaaacactggaagattcccccatgtcttctgaacaaaacggtgtaagaatgaccattctagcccctacggttaggaaattatggtcatttgtttgaggagatcgtcactatgagaaatagactgcaataatcctgtgcctctctctgctgcgtgtgtaaaaagatgcaccttttttggcgggaaaacgtaaacagccac contains these protein-coding regions:
- the LOC113012439 gene encoding Krueppel-like factor 11, with the translated sequence MDSLETENMDACEVNVKRRRHDSEHSDSSGLGFDCSGLEYTDLEAAEALVCMSCWSTDLFFSRKKPKPKPKTCKPRPLTPASDSGDSLPPSELPDPPKDFVSFSSLCMTPPHSPSFVETSSGTASQSSSGLVASTQQLVLATVAEKTPSLPLTQPCKAMATSVIRHTADRTLCQHHIPVAPNPEKARDMVTATTMVSQQQEQQCITNTEQITTPPSPPASLIPSKTEQPPSPPKSCLDSVPTLTPVNSQPQNSPPSPPVPTTVSPPPVASPQIICQMFPVSSQSGIISAFIPSAVQTSNSGIRAAATPILPQPTSANNPPVQQSLIVGSSVPQGTVMLVLPQSSVSQGTHCPQTVMTLGNTKLLPLAPAPVYLSTGPSSTTTATKMDFSRRRNYVCNFPGCRKTYFKSSHLKAHLRTHTGEKPFSCSWDGCDKRFARSDELSRHRRTHTGEKKFVCPVCDRRFMRSDHLTKHARRHMTTKKIPSWQADVRSLNKMATGKIPPSKSGIAALSMLVPVGSN